A window from Vigna radiata var. radiata cultivar VC1973A unplaced genomic scaffold, Vradiata_ver6 scaffold_399, whole genome shotgun sequence encodes these proteins:
- the LOC106780483 gene encoding zinc finger CCCH domain-containing protein 40 isoform X2 — protein sequence MDTDKRELLVEMMSGEIASDILLMDFYFLSILDISLPLRLYFISYFSHQVGDVKCSLSIATLITLQGRRDYLGNDLRDKLERRHLSPRRYSPPQDARGRQSIREYSPPRSLENKSDRRHRRKQGITGQSDTSGNLKASDRVQDQAKERKMLSSGSRNTLEEQLKKVDSGISALQNRKFQLEVYLDESIQEVDSLNSRIQELEAQLCEEDEECKRITSRIRKFVRVHNHMSQLQDELKRSQVRLQRFGDQLVSDISKIGANEEDLSIDIVSNGENTGLLPIAKHNVEHNDASSHRKRLHIERDALEDLKQDRSKEGHSVETGRTKKRSRWNTSDQLNDESLRGPENGTEVIRALDPEGRHKRGNMQLKQPRIEVPSTSMAAHVADEDVDIELYNGNDINETANTENENGVAYKVKAAPLILPPALIPRSNYSQYEGNDENVDVDG from the exons ATGGACACTGACAAAAGGGAATTATTAGTGGAGATGATGTCTGGAGAAATCGCGTCAGATATCTTGTTGAtggatttttatttcttaagcATCTTGGATATATCCCTACCTTTgagattatattttatatcttactTCTCTCATCAAGTTGGGGATGTGAAATGTTCTTTATCCATTGCTACCTTGATTACACTTCAAG gTAGGAGAGACTATTTAGGCAATGACTTAAGGGATAAACTTGAAAGAAGGCATTTATCTCCTCGAAGGTACTCACCACCTCAAGATGCAAGAGGCCGCCAGAGCATCCGTG AATACAGTCCTCCAAGGTCTTTGGAGAACAAAAG TGACAGAAGACATAGGAGAAAACAGGGTATTACTGGTCAAAGTGATACTTCTGGAAATTTGAAAGCCTCAGATAGAGTTCAAGATCAagctaaagaaagaaaaatgctttCCTCTGGTTCTAGGAATACACTTGAGGAGCAG CTGAAGAAAGTAGATTCAGGTATCAGTGCTCTACAGAACCGAAAATTCCAGCTAGAG GTCTACCTTGATGAGAGTATTCAAGAAGTGGATAGCCTTAATTCTAGAATTCAGGAGCTTGAAGCTCAATTATGCGAAGAGGATGAGGAGTGCAAAAG AATTACTTCAAGAATAAGGAAGTTTGTTAGAGTTCACAATCATATGTCACAGTTACAAGATGAACTGAAGAG ATCTCAAGTCCGACTTCAACGGTTTGGAGATCAGCTTGTCTCAGATATTTCTAAAATTGGTGCGAATGAAGAAGATTTAAGCATTGATATTGTCAGCAATGGTGAAAATACTGGTCTTCTTCCAATTGCCAAACATAATGTGGAGCATAATGATGCATCATCCCACAGAAAAAGGCTGCATATTGAACGAGATGCTTTGGAAGATTTAAAACAag ATAGATCAAAAGAGGGTCATTCGGTTGAGACAGGTAGAACCAAGAAGCGATCTCGGTGGAATACATCAGATCAATTGAATGATGAGTCTCTCAGGGGCCCAGAAAATGGAACTGAAGTTATTAGAGCTCTAGATCCTGAAGGCAGGCACAAGAGAGGA AATATGCAGTTGAAGCAACCTAGGATTGAAGTGCCATCAACTAGCATGGCAGCTCATGTGGCTGACGAGGACGTTGATATTGAACTTTACAACGGAAATGATATCAATGAAACTGCAAATACAGAAAATGAGAATGGAGTGGCATACAAGGTGAAGGCTGCACCACTTATACTTCCCCCAGCTTTGATACCTCGTAGCAATTATTCACAG TACGAGGGTAACGACGAGAATGTTGATGTGGATGGCTGA
- the LOC106780483 gene encoding zinc finger CCCH domain-containing protein 40 isoform X4, with protein MVERKQFKTKLCVLYQRGRCNRHNCSFAHGSAELRRFPGGSFSGRRDYLGNDLRDKLERRHLSPRRYSPPQDARGRQSIREYSPPRSLENKSDRRHRRKQGITGQSDTSGNLKASDRVQDQAKERKMLSSGSRNTLEEQLKKVDSGISALQNRKFQLEVYLDESIQEVDSLNSRIQELEAQLCEEDEECKRITSRIRKFVRVHNHMSQLQDELKRSQVRLQRFGDQLVSDISKIGANEEDLSIDIVSNGENTGLLPIAKHNVEHNDASSHRKRLHIERDALEDLKQGNRSKEGHSVETGRTKKRSRWNTSDQLNDESLRGPENGTEVIRALDPEGRHKRGNMQLKQPRIEVPSTSMAAHVADEDVDIELYNGNDINETANTENENGVAYKVKAAPLILPPALIPRSNYSQYEGNDENVDVDG; from the exons ATGGTTGAGCGAAAGCAGTTCAAGACGAAGTTATGTGTTCTGTATCAGAGAGGTCGCTGCAATCGCCATAATTGCTCCTTTGCGCATGGGAGTGCCGAGCTTCGACGATTCCCTGGTGGCTCGTTTAGTG gTAGGAGAGACTATTTAGGCAATGACTTAAGGGATAAACTTGAAAGAAGGCATTTATCTCCTCGAAGGTACTCACCACCTCAAGATGCAAGAGGCCGCCAGAGCATCCGTG AATACAGTCCTCCAAGGTCTTTGGAGAACAAAAG TGACAGAAGACATAGGAGAAAACAGGGTATTACTGGTCAAAGTGATACTTCTGGAAATTTGAAAGCCTCAGATAGAGTTCAAGATCAagctaaagaaagaaaaatgctttCCTCTGGTTCTAGGAATACACTTGAGGAGCAG CTGAAGAAAGTAGATTCAGGTATCAGTGCTCTACAGAACCGAAAATTCCAGCTAGAG GTCTACCTTGATGAGAGTATTCAAGAAGTGGATAGCCTTAATTCTAGAATTCAGGAGCTTGAAGCTCAATTATGCGAAGAGGATGAGGAGTGCAAAAG AATTACTTCAAGAATAAGGAAGTTTGTTAGAGTTCACAATCATATGTCACAGTTACAAGATGAACTGAAGAG ATCTCAAGTCCGACTTCAACGGTTTGGAGATCAGCTTGTCTCAGATATTTCTAAAATTGGTGCGAATGAAGAAGATTTAAGCATTGATATTGTCAGCAATGGTGAAAATACTGGTCTTCTTCCAATTGCCAAACATAATGTGGAGCATAATGATGCATCATCCCACAGAAAAAGGCTGCATATTGAACGAGATGCTTTGGAAGATTTAAAACAaggta ATAGATCAAAAGAGGGTCATTCGGTTGAGACAGGTAGAACCAAGAAGCGATCTCGGTGGAATACATCAGATCAATTGAATGATGAGTCTCTCAGGGGCCCAGAAAATGGAACTGAAGTTATTAGAGCTCTAGATCCTGAAGGCAGGCACAAGAGAGGA AATATGCAGTTGAAGCAACCTAGGATTGAAGTGCCATCAACTAGCATGGCAGCTCATGTGGCTGACGAGGACGTTGATATTGAACTTTACAACGGAAATGATATCAATGAAACTGCAAATACAGAAAATGAGAATGGAGTGGCATACAAGGTGAAGGCTGCACCACTTATACTTCCCCCAGCTTTGATACCTCGTAGCAATTATTCACAG TACGAGGGTAACGACGAGAATGTTGATGTGGATGGCTGA
- the LOC106780483 gene encoding zinc finger CCCH domain-containing protein 40 isoform X3, with product MDTDKRELLVEMMSGEIASDILLMDFYFLSILDISLPLRLYFISYFSHQVGDVKCSLSIATLITLQGRRDYLGNDLRDKLERRHLSPRRYSPPQDARGRQSIREYSPPRSLENKSDRRHRRKQGITGQSDTSGNLKASDRVQDQAKERKMLSSGSRNTLEEQLKKVDSGISALQNRKFQLEVYLDESIQEVDSLNSRIQELEAQLCEEDEECKRITSRIRKFVRVHNHMSQLQDELKRSQVRLQRFGDQLVSDISKIGANEEDLSIDIVSNGENTGLLPIAKHNVEHNDASSHRKRLHIERDALEDLKQGNRSKEGHSVETGRTKKRSRWNTSDQLNDESLRGPENGTEVIRALDPEGRHKRGLKQPRIEVPSTSMAAHVADEDVDIELYNGNDINETANTENENGVAYKVKAAPLILPPALIPRSNYSQYEGNDENVDVDG from the exons ATGGACACTGACAAAAGGGAATTATTAGTGGAGATGATGTCTGGAGAAATCGCGTCAGATATCTTGTTGAtggatttttatttcttaagcATCTTGGATATATCCCTACCTTTgagattatattttatatcttactTCTCTCATCAAGTTGGGGATGTGAAATGTTCTTTATCCATTGCTACCTTGATTACACTTCAAG gTAGGAGAGACTATTTAGGCAATGACTTAAGGGATAAACTTGAAAGAAGGCATTTATCTCCTCGAAGGTACTCACCACCTCAAGATGCAAGAGGCCGCCAGAGCATCCGTG AATACAGTCCTCCAAGGTCTTTGGAGAACAAAAG TGACAGAAGACATAGGAGAAAACAGGGTATTACTGGTCAAAGTGATACTTCTGGAAATTTGAAAGCCTCAGATAGAGTTCAAGATCAagctaaagaaagaaaaatgctttCCTCTGGTTCTAGGAATACACTTGAGGAGCAG CTGAAGAAAGTAGATTCAGGTATCAGTGCTCTACAGAACCGAAAATTCCAGCTAGAG GTCTACCTTGATGAGAGTATTCAAGAAGTGGATAGCCTTAATTCTAGAATTCAGGAGCTTGAAGCTCAATTATGCGAAGAGGATGAGGAGTGCAAAAG AATTACTTCAAGAATAAGGAAGTTTGTTAGAGTTCACAATCATATGTCACAGTTACAAGATGAACTGAAGAG ATCTCAAGTCCGACTTCAACGGTTTGGAGATCAGCTTGTCTCAGATATTTCTAAAATTGGTGCGAATGAAGAAGATTTAAGCATTGATATTGTCAGCAATGGTGAAAATACTGGTCTTCTTCCAATTGCCAAACATAATGTGGAGCATAATGATGCATCATCCCACAGAAAAAGGCTGCATATTGAACGAGATGCTTTGGAAGATTTAAAACAaggta ATAGATCAAAAGAGGGTCATTCGGTTGAGACAGGTAGAACCAAGAAGCGATCTCGGTGGAATACATCAGATCAATTGAATGATGAGTCTCTCAGGGGCCCAGAAAATGGAACTGAAGTTATTAGAGCTCTAGATCCTGAAGGCAGGCACAAGAGAGGA TTGAAGCAACCTAGGATTGAAGTGCCATCAACTAGCATGGCAGCTCATGTGGCTGACGAGGACGTTGATATTGAACTTTACAACGGAAATGATATCAATGAAACTGCAAATACAGAAAATGAGAATGGAGTGGCATACAAGGTGAAGGCTGCACCACTTATACTTCCCCCAGCTTTGATACCTCGTAGCAATTATTCACAG TACGAGGGTAACGACGAGAATGTTGATGTGGATGGCTGA
- the LOC106780483 gene encoding zinc finger CCCH domain-containing protein 40 isoform X1, whose amino-acid sequence MDTDKRELLVEMMSGEIASDILLMDFYFLSILDISLPLRLYFISYFSHQVGDVKCSLSIATLITLQGRRDYLGNDLRDKLERRHLSPRRYSPPQDARGRQSIREYSPPRSLENKSDRRHRRKQGITGQSDTSGNLKASDRVQDQAKERKMLSSGSRNTLEEQLKKVDSGISALQNRKFQLEVYLDESIQEVDSLNSRIQELEAQLCEEDEECKRITSRIRKFVRVHNHMSQLQDELKRSQVRLQRFGDQLVSDISKIGANEEDLSIDIVSNGENTGLLPIAKHNVEHNDASSHRKRLHIERDALEDLKQGNRSKEGHSVETGRTKKRSRWNTSDQLNDESLRGPENGTEVIRALDPEGRHKRGNMQLKQPRIEVPSTSMAAHVADEDVDIELYNGNDINETANTENENGVAYKVKAAPLILPPALIPRSNYSQYEGNDENVDVDG is encoded by the exons ATGGACACTGACAAAAGGGAATTATTAGTGGAGATGATGTCTGGAGAAATCGCGTCAGATATCTTGTTGAtggatttttatttcttaagcATCTTGGATATATCCCTACCTTTgagattatattttatatcttactTCTCTCATCAAGTTGGGGATGTGAAATGTTCTTTATCCATTGCTACCTTGATTACACTTCAAG gTAGGAGAGACTATTTAGGCAATGACTTAAGGGATAAACTTGAAAGAAGGCATTTATCTCCTCGAAGGTACTCACCACCTCAAGATGCAAGAGGCCGCCAGAGCATCCGTG AATACAGTCCTCCAAGGTCTTTGGAGAACAAAAG TGACAGAAGACATAGGAGAAAACAGGGTATTACTGGTCAAAGTGATACTTCTGGAAATTTGAAAGCCTCAGATAGAGTTCAAGATCAagctaaagaaagaaaaatgctttCCTCTGGTTCTAGGAATACACTTGAGGAGCAG CTGAAGAAAGTAGATTCAGGTATCAGTGCTCTACAGAACCGAAAATTCCAGCTAGAG GTCTACCTTGATGAGAGTATTCAAGAAGTGGATAGCCTTAATTCTAGAATTCAGGAGCTTGAAGCTCAATTATGCGAAGAGGATGAGGAGTGCAAAAG AATTACTTCAAGAATAAGGAAGTTTGTTAGAGTTCACAATCATATGTCACAGTTACAAGATGAACTGAAGAG ATCTCAAGTCCGACTTCAACGGTTTGGAGATCAGCTTGTCTCAGATATTTCTAAAATTGGTGCGAATGAAGAAGATTTAAGCATTGATATTGTCAGCAATGGTGAAAATACTGGTCTTCTTCCAATTGCCAAACATAATGTGGAGCATAATGATGCATCATCCCACAGAAAAAGGCTGCATATTGAACGAGATGCTTTGGAAGATTTAAAACAaggta ATAGATCAAAAGAGGGTCATTCGGTTGAGACAGGTAGAACCAAGAAGCGATCTCGGTGGAATACATCAGATCAATTGAATGATGAGTCTCTCAGGGGCCCAGAAAATGGAACTGAAGTTATTAGAGCTCTAGATCCTGAAGGCAGGCACAAGAGAGGA AATATGCAGTTGAAGCAACCTAGGATTGAAGTGCCATCAACTAGCATGGCAGCTCATGTGGCTGACGAGGACGTTGATATTGAACTTTACAACGGAAATGATATCAATGAAACTGCAAATACAGAAAATGAGAATGGAGTGGCATACAAGGTGAAGGCTGCACCACTTATACTTCCCCCAGCTTTGATACCTCGTAGCAATTATTCACAG TACGAGGGTAACGACGAGAATGTTGATGTGGATGGCTGA